The following is a genomic window from Solanum lycopersicum chromosome 6, SLM_r2.1.
CGCAGTAACTCTATTTGCATAAGGTTCTAGTCagaaaatttatacatataataagGAAATTGAGACATATTaatctatgttgctcggactcttcaaaaatgtctaCGGGTGAGTGTCGGATATttcaaaagtagtgcatttGAAGAATACGACACGGCTGTGGCAACAATTTTGGAGAGACTGAGCAACATAGATATTAACACACAACATATTTCAGGAAATTCTAAAATAGACTTAACTGTTGAGTCACATCTCATCTCTACCTGATCCAGGCCTGGCACAGCCCACACGGTCCATTCGGCCCATTCACCGACTTAGGGCTAAAGAAGTTTATTTGTCTCGCATGTGTTTTCACCAATTTACCCTtgatgtgtgtgtgtacatatatatattatgttatctGTGAATTTTGGTGGTGGGTTCTCATCTTCTTTACCCTAATACGGCCGTCTTGCTCTCCATTTCTCTCTCTACCTTTCAAAAATCCTTGGTCTATTTGTAAGATTTCTGTTTTTTTCTGTTGAATCTGCAGAGATCTAATGAATCTTTCATTAACTATGCATTCCGATCCTAGTTCTTACATGAATTTCTCAACTAACCTTGCTTGGAACTATATCAGAAAGCATAGAGATCTGTCGTTCACCAATTAGAAAATGTGCACAAGATGTTCCCTCATTCCCAATTGCCATCTCAATCGCATCCATCTTATTTTCCTATAAGTTTTGTCAGTCTACTCTCTGGCTGACATGAAATTCAGAAGTCTAAGTAGAAGAAACATTAGACAGATGAGTTGGAGGTAGAAAACTAGAGTTTGCTAGGAGTTAGGAGCATGCATGTTTGGAAGGAGAGGAGCCGTTGTATTTGCTATTATTCCTTTTGGAATCCAATAGGAAAATATCTTCAGGGAAAAAAAACAGTTGTTACTCCATTTGCCCGAAGTTATTTTGTTACTGGATTCCAACAGAATATTAGCAAATATAGCAGCTCCGTACCACTGCCAAATTCTCCATGGGAAGACTAAAAGCTCGATCTCTAACCAGACTACGTATCCAGCAAATGAAGCACTGGTAAGCAAGGTAATTCCCTTTTAGCTAGCTGTTTCTGTTTCTGATAACTTTTGGTTTTCACAAATTTCATTATTGTGTCCAAGTGTCTATTTCTCCTATAACTAGTCTTTAATTGGTATTCTCTATAACTAAATTTTAGACTGACTATGCATTTTTACTGCCATACTGCATGAAGAGATTTTTGAGCAGCCAATCGATTTCTCTTTCACATGCAGGTGGCATACAGAAGATCCCTTTGTCGAGTTCTTTCCTACACTTATCTCctgtgataaaaaaaaaagggggaaataCACTAAATCAAATCTTTacaaaaactttattttcaacCTTTATTTATGTACTCTTAGGATATGAGATCCTCATTGCTTTTTCAACaaataaatgaagttaagaAATGTCCGGTAAGCGCAGAAAATTAGTGCTCCATACAGTTATGCataataaaaactaattttcATCTAGTATTATTCAAGTATCAGCTTCCTTATGAGGTCTCCTCCAAGCATTTACTTTTGTTCTGCTTACTTTTGAATGAATTGTGAAAACAGTTGAGCCAAAAGAAGTAGACAAAGCAACAATGCATGTTCTTGATCACTTTCCAACCACTTGGATGGTTGGCACAATCATAATAGAGAGCAGAGActtggaaaaattaaaattttgatttcgtTATCTATGTATTTATAAGATAGTACTGAATCCAAAACACAACTAAAGTATccctatttttaaaaatttcataactgAGCTTCAATAAATATTAGAAGTGTGAACTCATAATAATTCAGGTATGAAACTCGAAGAAGGGGATACTTCAGATGTTTTTGATCCTTCACTCATAAATTAGGgtaaaaagagaaaaggaagaatgGTTAACAGGCAACAGAGCAAAATTTCTTCCATAATCACTTGGTACTAATAATGTATTTTGGGGAAATCTGCAATACAGATGACAATACGGACGGTAGAAAAGAAATTGTACCTGCCTCCATTTGGCCGCGTGGAGGTGATGACATCAATGCTTAACTCCGCCGCTGAGACTTTCGACGGTGAATTTGAAGTTTTCCGGTAAGGGTTCTTGTCCAATGAAACACTTCAAACTCTCAGTTTGACACcacaaaataattattcatataGTCAGTTTACATcatttttgttcaatttaaaataataaaaatatacctaAAACATAGATGTGTGTTTAActtaacattattttatatttttgtctttcaattttagagtatatacataaaatatttaaaattaaataaatataaatataaattctatACCATATAATATACGTAAAATACTACGTAGAATGCTACATGACTTATGTTTATTTGTGCCaagtatttaattatatataactaaaattaaaaaatataaatataaaataaaatcaaattaaataatatacttatatattgtatcataaaaatatgtatgtcaCTGTAACAAGTCAAGTATGCTCCTTTTTCACTTTGCATAAAATTGTATTCACCTTTTGATAATCATAGGTTGAGATTGAGTTTTGCTACAATGACTACATTTGTTTTATCAAGGATATCTCTACCTCACCAGTAGTTATCCTCTAGTATCCCAATATACACTCTGACAGATTTAAATTTACTCATTTAagatttaagtttcatcaataaatcaataaatataaaattttaaaagtcttttttcaGATGATGAATCAATTAAAGTTGCTCGAGTATATACCCTGAGTTCAGGTCTTTAGAAAATTGTATCTTCACTCTTCCTCACTTAACTAGTTCTTCATAAATTTAGATAATGATTTTGTGTATTAATTGCTAAACGcaaagtaaattattttgttgtcTGCGTTGATCTAATTAAGGAAGAATTCAAACTTATAGATATTCCTGACGATCGTGATATTAATCACCAACTTGTTTATATAAAGCTTATGGTTTTGAGAGGATCACTTCCTGTGAACAAGTTGGTGATCTAAATCACGATCATCAGGAATATCTAtaagtttgaatttttctttaatcAGATCAAAGCAGATAACATAATATCTCACCTCGCGTCCAACCAGCCAAACCATTCACAGAAATCTAAGCTTCTGAAGAATCAGTTAGGTTAGGAAGAGTGAAATATATGAGTTTTCATGAACCTGAACTCATGGTATACATTCAAGCaactttgtttgatttattatCTGAAAAAAGACTTTTATTCATTGAATTGTTAATGAGATCAGATTTTAGATGAGTAAATTTGGAGCACTTAAAGGGTATATTGATGCATTTGTATCTATGATTAGCGGGATTCTAGAGGAACTACTAGTGAGGTAGTATCCTTGGTAAAACAAATGAAACCAGTGTAGCAAAATTTGAAGCTCAACCGATGATTATCAAAAGATGAATACAGTTGCTgctttatatgaaaattatacTGTTCAATGGGTCAAATTAAGTGTTAATGAGTCTgaatctctttttattttcatataaatattatgtagtaaggtcaaaatgacacGACAATTCAATGtgcatttaaaaaaatgaaaaataagttgaaTATGTCTAACATACCAAGAATAAGTTGAATATGTCCAACATACCAACTCAAACTTTAAACagagtatatttaaatttttttgaataatttagaaacatatttgacctttttttccCACATAAAAACacgagtagaaaataattttaattaaaatattctaaTCTAACCAATTGGTCCGTCGGGTCGGGCAAGGTTTGTGTCCACACGTGGCGGACAACAATTTGGGATTTTCTACCCAACGACGCGCGAAGCACTtctctactttcttcttcttatgcTTTAACTTAATAAAGCGCAAAATTTAGCAATAAACGATTCAGAATCAGCAGGAAGGTAACAGGTAAATTTATACTCACGAAGATTTAATTGTAGATTTATCATTCACTTCTGTCAATGGCTGATTTGCGGAACTAACGAAACTCATCGTCACCGATAATTGTTTCATcatctttacttttgttctaaAAATTTGTTGTAAATTGTAATAATCTGGATGTTTTTATTTCTGGAGTTCTCTTAGATGTTGCAAATTTGGATATTTTCCCCCTTTGGTGTTAAACTACGAGGGGTCGATTTAGAAAACggtttatttgaattttaatttgttatagcCCATTAGAAGATGTAATCTCTACTGTACGCTCAGGGTTGGAGTCGGGATTTGAAGCTTATGTGTTCTGGATTATAATTGTTCTAAATCAATAATCTGtacatatttaatgaattttaaaaacagATGTAGTGCCCTTAAATCTTCTTAAAGAGATGGAGATAGCTATGCCTCAGCTTCAATAAGCAAACTAATTTTTGACTGTACTTTTACTTCCATCATCACACTTCCCTGTGTTACGCTCTACAATCATAaccatccttttttttttttgaaaatggtaaCTTTGTCTATTCCTCAAAAGTCAGTACACTGATTAGTATTTACAACAATCATAACCATCCTTTTTCTGATAGTTTATGCCGGTAAACTACCAGTTGGTTTGCTCTGGTTAGTGTTTGCTCATGGTCATTTGCTTGATGTGATAAAGGGTCCGAAGTCACTATTTGTAGTAATTTGTCTTTCAgtatcatttattaattttctgGGACTCATGTACTTAAAAGGGAAAAGGGAATAAGGTCATTTAAGATGGAACATTTACAACGTCCTGAGTTGTTGGCATATGTGATGAAGTCATTTACCAAGTTCTAGTTCTTCGAACGACTGAATTTCATAGTTGACTATCTAAATATAGACATTTGTAATCAGTCAGTTTTGGATATCCTTTGAAATCAAAATTAGTCGTTCTGCATGAACCTTTCAGTTTATGTTATGAAATCTTATTATGAGGTGtctaataattatcaatatgttCTTTTTCTATCAAAATTCGTAAATCTGAAAGAGTGGGATTTTACTTtatcatatatgatatatgttgtacatattttaattttgacatgATACATACAGACTTCTTTACTTGATTGGATCTGGAAAACTTGATAATTGACTGAGTAGTGGCTTTGTGTGACAGGGTTAAGAGAAAATGATGAGAGTGCGGACTTATGCTTGGCTTAGTGTAATAGCTTCTCTTGCTGTCATTTATCATGCCTTTAATAGTAGAGGCCAGTTTTACCCTGCAATGGTTTATTTATCGACATCTAAGATCAGTCTGGTGCTTCTCCTCAACATGGGTCTTGCTACTATGTGCATTTTGTGGCAGCTAACCAAGAAGATTTTCCTTGGTACCCTTCGAGAGTCAGAGGTGGAGAGGTTAAATGAGCAGTCATGGCGTGAACTCATGGAAATACTTTTTGCAATCACTATTTTCCGGCAAGACTTCTCCATGACGTTTATTACCATGGTCACCGCACTATTTTTAGTCAAGACTTTGCATTGGTTGGCCCAGAAACGGGTTGAGTACATTGAAACAACTCCAGCTGTTACTAAGTTGTCCCACATTCGCATAGTTTCTTTCATGGGCTTCCTCCTTCTCATAGATAGTCTCCTTTTGTACAACTACATGAACCATTTGATACAGACAAGACAGGCTTCTGGTTCTCTCTTCTTCGCGTTTGAGTAAGCCATGCTGTCTTAAttcatttgtaattttttccGTCTGAATATGTGCTATGATCCTTAAAGTAGTACTATTACTCTAGTCGTTCTTTGGGGTGCAATTTGAGATATATGCCAGGGAAAGGAGTAGAgcttcattagattggataccACCGGGTTCAGGGGTTATACAAGCATGTTTCATGCCTCTGCTTTAAGTAAACACTTAGGTGGGCTTCGGACATGGGGATATATGATACTTTACAGATACAATTTGCTGTCTACTGGGGTTGGCAAGGTACGGTGTTGGATCTTTGCACCTGCAAACGCTGTTTATCTTTCTGATGTAGAACCTGTTTGGATTAGCTTATTTTAAGAGTGTTAAGCCAAAATAGCTTTTAAGCACTTTTGAAGTGTTtgagtaaaattaaaaagtgcttataagcacttgattttaaatttttttttttgaaataataaaaataagccAAAAGCCAATCCAAACAGGCTTGTAGTTCTTGCACTAGTTTACTCAAACTGGAGGCAGAACTATTAAAGCTGGTATTTTTTGAAAACCCTATGTTTTAATCATTATAATCTAGATGATTATCATTATAAAGCTAgatgatgaagagttttttTTGTAGATTAGATTTTTAAAACCATATATTGAAAATCTTGATCAGGTTGAAGTATTCGTGTACCCTATTTCCCGTTCTCTACCTCTTGGGGTCagttttattcaattttgaatAGTTTAATGTACAATTCAGTGTTTACTCGGAAATCTTTGCTTTGTTATGCATTAATCCACATGACTGTTGTATGGATGGATGAAGTCAATTATCATTCCTGGCTTATTTATCATTGCTTTTCTGCATATTTTAACTTATATGGGGACAAGGGGACGGGTGGGCTCACTTTGAAATGGTATATGGTGACGAGGGGTGTGCTTACTTTGAAATGGTTTTTCTACCTGCTGTATGCTGGGAATCATGTTAGTTACTCTGGCCAATGTGCAGCTATTGTTTTACCCTAGTGCAGTTTGACCATATGGCCGCTTTTGATTTACCAAGTGCAGTTTcatcatattatatgtatgccATATCTAGCTCCCTAATGAAGTTTAACCTTTTACCTTTTTGCCACTATTTCTCAGGTACATGATACTTGCTACAACAACTGTTGCAACATTTGTAAAATATGTATTCTATGTACGTGACATGCTTATGGAAGGACAATGGGAGAGGAAGGCCGTATATACTTTCTATTTGGAACTTCTTCGGGACTTGATCCACTTGACTATGTACATGTGCTTCTTCCTCATGATTTTCATGTAAGtcaaatttatgttattttattgttttctgCTATTACTCTTCATTCTCTTTTCGTGTCAATTGCTTTGTTTAAAAGAAGATGAAACTTCTTGTAGTGTATAATTGGAAGTCAATGAATAGTAATGGAAAATGGTTATCATTTAAGGAAAGCAATGGACCAAAAAGGAAAGCAAGAGATCATTTTTTGGTTTAAGAGAGTTAATACTGACATCAAAAGACTCCTGAATCAGTTCAAGCATGTTACACTCTTGTGATATAACATAGACTTTCACATAGTGTTCTCAGTGTATCTGATCGAGCTCATTCATTCTCTCTAGTGAATAATAGTGAAAAATAAAGAGGCTCCTTCCCATCTTTCCCAACTATCCCTGGGAATTTTTGGATCTACTTCCCTCAGGAACTTCTAAGCTTCTAAATAGTATGGGACTAAAACATTATTCATACAgctgtttattttcttttcggCCAGCAATAGGATGATTGGCTGTCTGTGCTGATTCAGATGTGCCACACTTATGCGTGTATTAGAAACTTCTGTAATTTCCAATTCAAGTATTTGGGTAAAAGGTTGTTTGATCTCTATTTGCACATTTTGTGATTGATTAGTTGTGGCATTGCTTATGGATAGAGGGTGAAGGGGCTCAACAATAGGCTCAAATTAGTATACCTCTGTTGAATGTTGTTAAATGAAAGCATTTTcttgttttgataaaaaaatttgatcagTAAAACAAATCTGTTTCTCCCATGTCTTATTACTTTCTTTTGGAAAATGCAGTGTTAGGGCCATTCTTGTTGAAGAGAAAGTCCtgtttcctttttgtttttgctCCTGGATATTTCTTGGGACTTCAAACTTTTTTGTAGCTGATGTCAAGTAGAATACATCTTTTCTCCCTTCACTTTTTAGTAAAGAAGTTTTCACTGCATTACACAGCAATTGACAATGTTCTGGTCTTGATCTTCCATCCTCTTATACAGTTAGACTGGGATCTGTATCTACACATAAATATGCTAGCAAAAGCTTCACTGAGTTTCATCAAGAGATGTAAATAATCATGTGATGCCTGCAAATACCTCCAATGTAATGCAGGAAGGGTGGCCCCGTGTGTTAAAGTTTAGTTTAGGCACTAACAATCAAATTGTTAAAAAAAGTTCAGTTCAGGCATGATCCTTTTTGCTTTTCTGCTGATATTTGTTTGGCTTTTGGTAGAAGCAACCTTAAATATATCATTCATCTGATCTCTTGTTTATGATCAAGCATTGGTGtatatattctctcttttccttctgattttatttatttattttcgtgGACATTCTGGGACATACAATCTTTCTTACTACTTAGTTCTGTccatattatttatattctttttgacCCACTATTATGTgttcatttatttctttatttccttTGACTTTCAGCAATTATGGTGTGCCTCTGCATTTGATTCGGGAGCTTTATGAGACATTCCGCAACTTCAAGACTCGAGTTGCTGATTACATACGATATCGGAATATCACTTCAAATATGAATGATCGTTTTCCAGATGCTACACTGGAAGAGCTCAATGGGTAAGTTTCTCACTAACTAGAGTCTTGGTGTGTATATGTTTTTTTCATCACTATGAGTATGTTTGATGTTCCTGCAGAGGTGACACTATCTGCATCATTTGTCGTGAGGAGATGACCACTGCCAAGAAACTTACTTGTGGACATCTCTTTCATGTCAATTGCCTCCGGTCATGGCTAGAACGTCAGAACACGTGTCCTACTTGCAGAGCTCTTGTTGTACCACCTGAAAATGGGACGAGTGTTGCTGGATCTGGATATTCTCAGCAAGGTATCACCTAAAACTGGCGATTCTCTATATTGTGTATCAACTTCTATAAGTTGATTTTGAATGACGCCTGGAAATTGATGTTTCATTTTCCAAATGTTGCTCATCATGGCTTTTTTGCTATAGTAGAATTGAGATGAATGGTTAAATCACCCATTTGTTTGTAATAAGCTGTTTTTACCATTAAACTTCTGCTGAAGTGTGTTGATTATTGGTGAAGATCACATGATAGTAGTGGaacaaaattacttttttttttggaagaaaTTTCATGTGGTGTACACTGAATAGTTGTGTCCCAGCTTGTGGATTGTCATCTGTAATCTCTTATTTAAAGATGACATGGTTAGAGGGAATTATTTGTGGCTATTAAGGACTTGGATAATTCTTTGTACAAAGTGCGGATGTATATAATATCTATTTACTAAGCACTCTGGGAATCTTTAATCGGCACAGGAACAAGTTTAGCAAGCACATCTCGAGGTTCCCAAGCAGATCCTAGGACAAACGGTTATGTTAGTCAGCACCAGGCTAGACTCCAAGCTGCAGTTGCTGCTGCTGCAATTTATGAGAAGTCCTTTGTTTATCCTTCTGCACCAACACTAAGCCGGTATGATTCTCTTATATGTCAACATTGTATTGCTTATCTTCTTTGTATATTTATGAGACCTTCCCCCCAGAAGTGCTTGTAAAGGCATAAACCTCCCTGACTATCTTCCTTGATAAGCATAGTTACGTTGATTCTTTCCATGTCCCA
Proteins encoded in this region:
- the LOC101262220 gene encoding ERAD-associated E3 ubiquitin-protein ligase HRD1B isoform X1 translates to MMRVRTYAWLSVIASLAVIYHAFNSRGQFYPAMVYLSTSKISLVLLLNMGLATMCILWQLTKKIFLGTLRESEVERLNEQSWRELMEILFAITIFRQDFSMTFITMVTALFLVKTLHWLAQKRVEYIETTPAVTKLSHIRIVSFMGFLLLIDSLLLYNYMNHLIQTRQASGSLFFAFEYMILATTTVATFVKYVFYVRDMLMEGQWERKAVYTFYLELLRDLIHLTMYMCFFLMIFINYGVPLHLIRELYETFRNFKTRVADYIRYRNITSNMNDRFPDATLEELNGGDTICIICREEMTTAKKLTCGHLFHVNCLRSWLERQNTCPTCRALVVPPENGTSVAGSGYSQQGTSLASTSRGSQADPRTNGYVSQHQARLQAAVAAAAIYEKSFVYPSAPTLSRSHGHALFPPSYGPVSFISVDSQRESAANEWSQQHQYANMPFAYYPQSSFGPLGYPGANMPVGDGSRSNLSTSDTQLEAHRIFLQQQCEALQNQLKLLQSSKTQKVADGAKVSESKGKAISLENAQNGQAEGADF
- the LOC101262220 gene encoding ERAD-associated E3 ubiquitin-protein ligase HRD1A isoform X2, coding for MILATTTVATFVKYVFYVRDMLMEGQWERKAVYTFYLELLRDLIHLTMYMCFFLMIFINYGVPLHLIRELYETFRNFKTRVADYIRYRNITSNMNDRFPDATLEELNGGDTICIICREEMTTAKKLTCGHLFHVNCLRSWLERQNTCPTCRALVVPPENGTSVAGSGYSQQGTSLASTSRGSQADPRTNGYVSQHQARLQAAVAAAAIYEKSFVYPSAPTLSRSHGHALFPPSYGPVSFISVDSQRESAANEWSQQHQYANMPFAYYPQSSFGPLGYPGANMPVGDGSRSNLSTSDTQLEAHRIFLQQQCEALQNQLKLLQSSKTQKVADGAKVSESKGKAISLENAQNGQAEGADF